The Verrucomicrobium spinosum DSM 4136 = JCM 18804 DNA segment CCTGAGCCCCATGGTGGTGCCCACAACGACCACCACGCTGTCGCAGCCTCGCTGAAATCTGCCCTTGTGTCCGCCTTGGCGGAACTGACCCCGCTGGGTACGGAAGAGCTGCTCCAAAAGCGGTATGAGAAGTTCCGCTCCTACGGCAAGTTTACCGAAGGCGAGTAAGGTCAGCCTGTCCCTAAGTCGTGGGTGACGGAAACGTGATCCACGGCTTGATACACCGTCCCTGAACGGAGTAGAGTAGTGCATGGCAGAAGGGGATAGCGCCGTCACAGGCTCAGCACTGAAGGGCGAAGTTGTTTACTTTTATGCCTTCGACATTGCTTACGAGTTGCGGCGACCTGGGTTGACGCATCTCCTTGGTAAGCCGTTGGTGGCCCAGCATGTGGGCGTCTCGAAGCGGAGCCCACGCCAGCAGCTTTTCTATCAGCCGAGGATGGCCAGGCTGGAACCTCTGGATCTGCCGCTTGAGGGAGGCAGAGTGGTGAAGGTAGGGCGCTCGGTGAAGGTGCTGCCCATCGGGGCGATCAGTCTGACACTGAGAGTCTCCTTTGAAGTGGATCGCCTGGAGGACCTTAGCCAGTTCCATCGGTCCCAATTTGCAGGGGGGGCTCTGCAACGGCACGCCAGGGAGCTTTCCGAGATTCTCAGGCAGGAACTTGGGACAGTGGCGGTGCGCCCCGTCGAGGTGCTTCAGGAGGAAGAGGCCTACACGGTGTTCTGCGTGGAGTCTCCCGGCGGTTTTGCGGGAGGGCAGTGGTTCAATGCAGAGGAGTGGTTTCGTGTCAATCGGAGGATCATCGCAACGCTCATCACCCAGGAAACCTCTGACCCGCCGTTGTCGCACCAGGAGGCACTCGAATCCACCAGCAAGCACCTTTCTTACTACCAGTCTGACCTGATCGTTGTGGACTGGGACGCTGCCCTCATCGTGGATCGGCCAGCGGACTTTGAGGAATCTCTGTTTGTGATGGAGCTTGCCAACGTCCAGCTCGAGGAACTGGAGGCTTACGACCAGCTCATCGACACAGCGTTGGAACGTTCCTACGCCGACCTCCAGCGTCCTCCCCGCATTCGGGATCACAAGCGGCTTCTGCCCCATCTGCGGGAGGTGCGCATCGATCTGGCTCGTTTTAGCGATGAGCTTTCCAACATCACGAAGTTCTTCGGTGACTGGCATCTGGCTAGACTCTACGACACGGTCTCCCGCCGCTTCCACCTGCCAGACTGGCATCGCAGCATCGACGAAAAGCTGAAGACGCTTGATGACTTGTACGAGATGCTCAAACAGGAGCAGAATCACCGCATCATGTTGGTGCTGGAGGCGTCCATTGTCCTGATGTTTGTGATTGATATCGTGCTGCTCCTCGCAGAACTCGCCAAGTAGTCGGGATTTGCGTGGATCTGGGCTGTGAAAGGGCCCTTTGGCGCAGGGGATCGGACTGCTCGTTGGGTGCACAACCTGCTCGCATTTTCCCGCTCCATACGTAACGTCAGAGGATGCGCCCCCGCAGACCCATTTCTGGTGTCACATTTGCCCGTTTCCTGCCCTGGCTGAAGCAGCTGGCTGTAGCGGTATTGTGCCTTTGTGTCCTGACCTCCTGCCTTGAGAAGCTCAAGGAATTCCTCCCCAAGCCCCCTCCACCCGCACCGCCGCCGCCGGTGGAAGCGCCGCTCTCGGCCGAGGAAGAGAGACTCCAGCAGACGCTGGAGAATGGCAAGATGTTCGCAGCGGATGGCAGCGAGATCGAGGTGCCCAAGGCAGAGCTTTTTGAGCTGAACAAGTCAGCGCTGGTCTCCATCATGTGTTACCATGACTTCGCGGAGAAATCCTCCCGGAGTGATATGGTCATCACTGCCACCACCTTCCGGACGCAGATGCAGGCTCTCAAGGACGCCAAGATCCCGGTAATTCCTCTTGCAGATGTCCTTGCTTGGAAGCGCGGAGAGAAAAACATCCCTGAAGAGTCAGTGGTCATCACAATGGATGATGGCTGGCTGGGGGTGCATGAGTACTGCTTCCCGATTCTGAAGGAGTTCAACTACCCGTTCACGGTGTATCTCTACAAGAACTACGTGAACCGCGGCGGTCGATCTCTGACGCTCGACCAGATTCGCGAGATGATGAAGTACGGTGCCGAGTTGGGCAGCCATAGCGTGTCTCACCAGGCCCTCACTGCCCGGCATGGCAAGACGGACGAGCAGTACCACAAGTGGCTGGAAGTCGAAATTGTGGAATCAAAGAAGTTCCTCGAGGAGACCTTTGGCGTTCCCTGTAGAACCTTCGCTTATCCGTATGGCAACAAGTCTGACGAGATCGCCCAGATGTGTCTGGATGCTGGCTACGAAGCTGCAGTCACGGTGAATCCGCAAAAGACGACCTGGGACACTCCCAATGGCAAGCTCCCGCGCTTCGTGCAGATTGGCGACAAAGACGTGAACTTCCGCCTGGCTACGAACTTCCGCGGAGGTGGTGGCAACATCGCCGACAGCAAGTTCCTAAAAACCGACGAAGTGGACGAACATGGCAACAAGCTCGTTGTGCTACAGCCCCAGCCGGGAGCTACCATCGCAGATCGCAGGCCTTTGATCGAGGCCAATCTAGCCCGGGTGGGGCCTGTGCTGCCGGACAGCCTGGCTCTCCGCGTCAGTGGCTTCGGGCTTGTCCCTGTGGAGTTCGATCCCGCAACGCAGACGGTGCGGTTCCGTGTGCCGCAGATGTTGCGTTTGGAGGAATGCACCGCCCAGCTTTCTTTCCGCCGCGCCAGCGCAGACAAGGCTGAGGTCCTCAGCTGGAAGTTCAAAGTGGACCAGAGCTCATCATACCAACCGGCCGCCGGCTCGGCTGCCACGGCCACTCCTCCTCCCGCGCCCAAAGCTTAATTTCCCATCGCGGCAACAGCCAACCGGCTCCTCCTCCATACTCTTTTCATCTGCCATGTTCGAAGCACTCCAGGAAAAACTCGAAGGCGCTTTCAAAAAGCTCCGCGGTCACAGCAAGATCAGTGAATCCAACATCAGCGATTCGATGCGTGAAATTCGCATGGGATTGCTGGAGGCAGATGTGGACTTCAAGGTGGCCAAGGATCTTGTCGAGAACGTCAAGACCAAGGCACTGGGGGAGGAAGTGCTGCGGACCGTTTCCCCCAGTCAGCAGATCGTCAAGATCTTCCACGACGAACTGGTCGTCCTGTTGGGCGAAGGGACTGCCACTCTGGATTTGAATCCTCCGCAGCGCCTGCTTATCGCGGGTTTGAACGGGGCAGGTAAGACCACCACTTCAGGCAAGCTGGCGGCCCTTTTGAAAAAGCAGGGCAAGAAGCCCCTGCTGGTTGCGTGTGACGTGTTCCGGCCTGCGGCCGTGAAGCAACTCGTGGTGCTGGGCGAGAGCATCGGGGTGCCGGTGTTCCAGCCAGAGGAAGGGGAGAAGGACGCCGTGCGTGCCGCAAAGCAGGGCCTGGAGTGGGTGGAGAAACAGGGGGGAGGTATTGCCATCTTTGACACCGCCGGTCGTCAGGAAGTGGACGAGGGCCTCCTGGAAGAACTGATCAAGATCAAAAACGTAGTGCAGCCGCGTGAAGTCTTGCTCGTGGCAGACGCGGCCACCGGTCAGCAGGCAGTGAGCGTGGCCAAGACCTTTAATGACGCCATCGGGATCACCGGCCTCGTCATGACGAAGCTGGATGGCGATGCTCGTGGCGGGGCGTTGCTTTCCATGAAACAGGTCACCGGATGCCCGGTGAAGTTTGTGGGCATGGGGGAGAAGATTGACCAGCTGGAAGTCTTCCACCCTGATCGCATGGCTCAGCGCATACTCGGCATGGGGGATGTCGTCTCACTCGTGGAGAAGGCCGCAGATGCCATCAATGAGGAAGATGCCATGCGCATCGCCAAGCGGGTGCAGGAGGCGAAGTTCGACTTCAATGATTTCCTCGGCCAGATGAAGTTCATGCGCAAGCTGGGACCGCTGGAGTCCATCCTGGGCATGCTGCCTGGCATGGGCGCACTTAAGGGGCTCAATGTGGAAGAGAAGCGGATGAAGCATGTGGAGGCAATCATCCTGAGCATGACCGCCAAGGAGCGTACCAAGCCGGAATTGCTCAACGGCAGCCGTCGCAAACGCATCGCCAATGGCAGTGGGCGCCCTGTGGTGGAAGTAAATCAGCTCCTCAAGCAGTTTGAGATGATGCGAAAGTTGATGCGGAACAAGGGCATGATGAAGGGGTTGATGGGCAGCATGATGGGCGGTGGCGGGGCTGGTGGCATGCCAGATCTCAGCAGCCTGGGAGGAATGGGCGGCATGCCTCCGGGCTTTGGCGGCGGCGGCAAAGGAGGAATGCCCAAAATGAGCAAGCGGCCGAAGGGCTTCAAATTCTAGACCCCGGGGGGCCGATGCAGCGCTCGGGTGACAAGGCAGACGAGCCGTCTCGGCTCCTGGCTGCTGTGTTTATCGGGAACAAGAACTGAGGCGGCTCTTCTACCTTGGCGGAGAGGCCATGCTGTCTGGTTGGGGATGCCTCGCAGTGACCGGCATCTCCATTTTTATGGGAGCATCCGGGAAATAAGCCTTCCAAGGAGGGCTAAGGCCCCTTCTTTTCCTCTTTTGCACCTGCGTCCGGGGGCGGCACGAGGGGGGTGACCTCTGCAGTGGGGTTGGCCATGTCCCAGATTTTTAGCTCGATGGGACGTGCCAGCAGTGGCTTGATCTTCTCATCCATGATGAGGGTGTATTCCTTAAGCGCGGCATCCAGTTGAGCGCGGGTCACAGGCGCATCCACAGGGATGCCCGCCGTCGGCCCCTTTCTGAAGTCCTCTTTGAGGGCAAAAATCTGGTCGTCCAAAAAGGACGCAGTCTGCGTGGTCTCCTCAAGCTTCTTGCGGGTTTCCCCCAGTTCCTGCCGCAGTTTTTCCAACGCATGTTCCTGGTGCACCACTCGCGATTCCACGGTGAGGGTCAGGTACCCAACTGCCAACGCGATGAGCAGGCTGAGGATGGCCGGGAGGTGATTCATGCTCATGCGTTTTCGATTCGGGGAAGCGAAGGCAGGTGCAACCGACTCAGAATATCCGCCCGCAAGGGAACCCGTACGGGCGGGCCAAGGGGGCGAGTCAAAACACCATAACACTCAATACGATTCCGTCGAGAAGCTTGCGCGTAGGAAGCCTGGCAAATGCCTTCCCGTGACGGGCAAGTTGTCAGGAAGGGCGGGAAACTGCCGAAACCGGACCTGGGGGCAAAACGAAGGTTCCGCACTTGGGACAGAGAAAGCATGAAGGTGCTTGTTGGTAGTCGAGAACTTTCACCTTCTTCGGTCTGGGCGCGTCGCGGCTTTCCCTACGTGGCTTGAAGTACAGGTGCTGGTACCCGTGGCCAAACATCAGAAAGCCCAGGCCCGTGCAGTTGATATCGGCTTTGCCCAGAGTCATCGTCTCTCCGCAGCAGGGGCAAGGGAGCGGGTTGGGGGCATATGTCATCGAGTGAAAACGAAGAGTCGGGCGAATTTCTCGCGAATCTGATCCTCTGCTTTGAGGAAGTGCCCTTTGCGCCGATTCGAGAACAAGCTATCCTAGCACGGTCAAAATTTCAGCAACCAAGCAACTCCTATGAAATCCAACGACGCCAGAAAAGAGAAGAAGAAGGCCCCAAGCAAAACTCCCAAGGAGAAGAAGCTCGCCAAGGCCGAGAAAAAGAAAAATAAGTAGTCAAGCGAGGACCGGATGGTCCGACCTCGCCGTTCGTGGAAAAATCTACACAGGAGTTCGATCCTCCTGTGAAGCCGTTACGCCGTGTAACGGACAGCCAGTTCCGACTGACACGACATCGCGGAGTGCCCGCAGACACTCCGCCAGTGCTCATGGTCGAACTCAGCCCAGTTTCTCAAGATCGATCCACTTGCGCTGTTCCCATGAGGCCAGGCCCGCCTCGGCGAGTTGCACGCCTTTGGCACCTTCGCGGAGAGTCCAGCGGAAGGGGGCATCAATGGCCACGTGCTTCAGGAAAAGCTCCCATTGGATTTTGAAGGCGTTGTCGTAGGTGGTGGCGTCGGGTACCTCCTGCCAGCTGCCGTTGAAGTCGATGGGCTGGTCAATGTCTGGATTCCAGGTGGGCCGGGGAGTGGTGCCCAGGCTCTGAGCCCAGCACTTGCGGAGTCCCACGATGGCCGAGCCGTGGGTGCCATCCACCTGCATGGTGAAGAGGTCATCGCGACGCACCCGGACCGTCCAGGAGCTGTTGAACTGGCAGACCACTCCGGTCTCAGTTTCAAAGGTGGCGTAGCAGGCGTCGTCGGAGGTGCAGTCGTATTTGTTGCCACGCTCATCCACACGTTGGGGGAGGTGGGTGGCCCCCAGGCAGCTCACAGACTTTACTTCGCCGAAGAGATTGTCCACGACATAGCGCCAGTGGCACAGCATGTCCACGATGATGCCGCCTCCCTCTTCTTTGCGGTAGTTCCAGGAGGGGCGCTGAGCCGGCTGATCTTCATCCAGACCGGTGAAGACCCAGTAGCCAAACTCGCCGCGAACGCTGAGGATCTTGCCGAAGAAGCCTTGGTCACGGAGAACCTTGAACTTGCGAATTCCTGGCAGCCACAGCTTGTCCTGCACCACTCCATTCTTTACTCCGGCATCTTCACAGAGCTTGGCCAGGCGGAGAGCTTCATGTGTCTCCACCGCCGTGGGCTTCTCACAATAGATCGCCTTGCCAGCCTGCACGGCCATTTCCACGAACCGGGCACGCTGTAGGGTGCCTGAGGCATCGAAGAAGATCTCGTAGGTGGGGTCTTTAAACACTGATTCCAGGTCGGTGCTGTACTTCTGCACCCCCGTGCGGGTGGCGAGGGCGCGCAGCTTGTCCTCATTCCGTCCGGTGAGGATCGGATCAGGCATCAGCGTCAGATCGTCATTCACCTTCAGGCCGCCCTGCTTGATGATGGCAAGGATGGAGCGGATGAGGTGCTGGTTGGTGCCCATGCGTCCGGTGACGCCGTTCAGGATGATGCCGATTCTGCGTGTTTCCATGGAGTAAGGTTGGCGTGGATTGAAGGAAAGAGGTGCTGGGTATCAGGAAAGAACAGTCCCGCTGTTCTCAGGCCACATGCTCTTGAAAGGCCTGGGTGATCTGGGCCAGGTAGGAGGTCTGGTCCATCGACCAGTAACGGGTGGAGAAGATCTCCACCTCGGAGTAGCCGTGAAAACCGGTCGCTTCCACCCACCCTTTGATCTGGCGGATGGGGATGCAGCCTTCCCCCATGAGACCACGATCATTGAGAAAGTCGGTCGTGGGCGTTTTCCAGTCGCAGACGTGAAAAGCAAAGAGGCGGTTCTTGTTGCCAGTGATCTTGATCTGGGCTTCGAGGGCGTCATCCCACCAGACGTGGTACACGTCCACCGCCAGACCGAGATTGGCGGGTGAGCCGAGGTGGTCGCAGATCTCGTTGGCCTGACGCATCGTGTTCACCGCCGAGCGATCGTCGGCGTACATGGGATGAAGCGGTTCGATTGCCAGTTTCACCCCGGCTTGTTCTGCTGCCGGGAGGACGGCGGCGATGCCGTCCGCGATCTGGCGACGCGACTCGGAGAGGGGCTGCCCGGGGACGGCACCGCAGACCAGGACGATCAGCGGGGCACCCAGCGCGTGGGCTTCGTCGATGGCCCGAAGATTGTCGTCGATGGCCGCTTGTCGGCTGGTGGGGGAGTGGCTGGGAAAGAATCCGCCGCGGCACAGGCTGATGATCTCTAGTCCTGCGCCCCTGAGGTTCTGGCCGGCTTTCGCAATGTCGTGGCCTGCCAGGTGCTGCCGCCAGACCGTGATGCCGCCCACGCCCGCTGCCGGGTAGTGCCGGGCACAGTCGTCGAGCGACCAGGGTTTGGTCGTCATGGTGTGAATGCAGCATCGGCTCATAGGAGTCAGTCGGGAAGGGGGGCGCACGGGAGCAAGTTGGCGGGTTGAGGTTAATCGCAACCTGCTAGAACTATGGCATTTGCACTAGCACTTTTTCGACAGTGCGCTTTTGTCTAGGCGGAGCCCGACCTGTGAAGAACTACCGCCCTCTGCTCATCCAGGATCTGAATCTGCAAATCGCGGGCATCAAGGTCATGCGGTTGCGGATCAACCGCCACCTGCCTGAGGCCCGGTGGAACGAGCACTCCCATGATCACGATCAACTCCTGATCTACCTGATGGGACGGGGTCAGCAGAGGCTGGGAGACGCGCTCTACACCGCCAGGCCTGGCACGGTCATCCATGTGCCGCCTGGGCAACCGCACGCCTTTGATCAGCAGGCGAGCCGCCCGCCTCTATGCCTGGTGCTGGATCTGGAGATGAGCACTGGCAGGG contains these protein-coding regions:
- a CDS encoding polysaccharide deacetylase family protein, producing MRPRRPISGVTFARFLPWLKQLAVAVLCLCVLTSCLEKLKEFLPKPPPPAPPPPVEAPLSAEEERLQQTLENGKMFAADGSEIEVPKAELFELNKSALVSIMCYHDFAEKSSRSDMVITATTFRTQMQALKDAKIPVIPLADVLAWKRGEKNIPEESVVITMDDGWLGVHEYCFPILKEFNYPFTVYLYKNYVNRGGRSLTLDQIREMMKYGAELGSHSVSHQALTARHGKTDEQYHKWLEVEIVESKKFLEETFGVPCRTFAYPYGNKSDEIAQMCLDAGYEAAVTVNPQKTTWDTPNGKLPRFVQIGDKDVNFRLATNFRGGGGNIADSKFLKTDEVDEHGNKLVVLQPQPGATIADRRPLIEANLARVGPVLPDSLALRVSGFGLVPVEFDPATQTVRFRVPQMLRLEECTAQLSFRRASADKAEVLSWKFKVDQSSSYQPAAGSAATATPPPAPKA
- the ffh gene encoding signal recognition particle protein, which produces MFEALQEKLEGAFKKLRGHSKISESNISDSMREIRMGLLEADVDFKVAKDLVENVKTKALGEEVLRTVSPSQQIVKIFHDELVVLLGEGTATLDLNPPQRLLIAGLNGAGKTTTSGKLAALLKKQGKKPLLVACDVFRPAAVKQLVVLGESIGVPVFQPEEGEKDAVRAAKQGLEWVEKQGGGIAIFDTAGRQEVDEGLLEELIKIKNVVQPREVLLVADAATGQQAVSVAKTFNDAIGITGLVMTKLDGDARGGALLSMKQVTGCPVKFVGMGEKIDQLEVFHPDRMAQRILGMGDVVSLVEKAADAINEEDAMRIAKRVQEAKFDFNDFLGQMKFMRKLGPLESILGMLPGMGALKGLNVEEKRMKHVEAIILSMTAKERTKPELLNGSRRKRIANGSGRPVVEVNQLLKQFEMMRKLMRNKGMMKGLMGSMMGGGGAGGMPDLSSLGGMGGMPPGFGGGGKGGMPKMSKRPKGFKF
- a CDS encoding Gfo/Idh/MocA family protein, translated to METRRIGIILNGVTGRMGTNQHLIRSILAIIKQGGLKVNDDLTLMPDPILTGRNEDKLRALATRTGVQKYSTDLESVFKDPTYEIFFDASGTLQRARFVEMAVQAGKAIYCEKPTAVETHEALRLAKLCEDAGVKNGVVQDKLWLPGIRKFKVLRDQGFFGKILSVRGEFGYWVFTGLDEDQPAQRPSWNYRKEEGGGIIVDMLCHWRYVVDNLFGEVKSVSCLGATHLPQRVDERGNKYDCTSDDACYATFETETGVVCQFNSSWTVRVRRDDLFTMQVDGTHGSAIVGLRKCWAQSLGTTPRPTWNPDIDQPIDFNGSWQEVPDATTYDNAFKIQWELFLKHVAIDAPFRWTLREGAKGVQLAEAGLASWEQRKWIDLEKLG
- a CDS encoding sugar phosphate isomerase/epimerase family protein, with amino-acid sequence MTTKPWSLDDCARHYPAAGVGGITVWRQHLAGHDIAKAGQNLRGAGLEIISLCRGGFFPSHSPTSRQAAIDDNLRAIDEAHALGAPLIVLVCGAVPGQPLSESRRQIADGIAAVLPAAEQAGVKLAIEPLHPMYADDRSAVNTMRQANEICDHLGSPANLGLAVDVYHVWWDDALEAQIKITGNKNRLFAFHVCDWKTPTTDFLNDRGLMGEGCIPIRQIKGWVEATGFHGYSEVEIFSTRYWSMDQTSYLAQITQAFQEHVA